In Equus quagga isolate Etosha38 chromosome 14, UCLA_HA_Equagga_1.0, whole genome shotgun sequence, one DNA window encodes the following:
- the LOC124225235 gene encoding olfactory receptor 56A3 — MTAHQNGTISFEVSDFLLNCFVRSPNWQIWLSLPLSLLFLLAMGANGILLITIWLETSLHEPMYYLLSLLSLLDMVLCLTVIPKVLTIFWLDFKSISFYACFLQMYIMNCFLAMESCTFMVMAYDRYIAICHPLRYSSIITDQFIAKAAIFILARNILFTVPIPILSARLFYCGRNVIENCICANMSVSRLSCDDVTINRLYQFAGGWTLLGSDLILIILSYTLILRAVLRLKAEGAVAKALSTCGSHFILILFFNTVLLVFVLTHVAKKKVSPDVPVLLNVLHHVIPAALNPIVYGVRTQEIKQGIQKLLKKGW, encoded by the coding sequence ATGACAGCACACCAAAATGGCACTATCTCTTTTGAGGTTTCAGACTTCCTCTTGAACTGTTTTGTCAGGTCCCCCAACTGGCAGATCTGGCTGTCTctgcccctcagcctcctcttcctcctggccaTGGGGGCCAATGGCATTCTCTTGATCACCATCTGGCTGGAGACCTCTCTGCATGAACCCATGTATTACCTGCTCAGCCTTCTCTCCCTATTAGACATGGTGCTCTGCCTCACTGTCATCCCCAAGGTCCTGACCATCTTCTGGTTGGACTTCAAGTCCATCAGCTTCTATGCCTGCTTCCTTCAGATGTACATCATGAATTGCTTCCTTGCCATGGAGTCTTGCACATTCATggtcatggcctatgaccgctatatAGCCATCTGCCATCCACTGAGGTACTCATCCATCATCACGGATCAATTCATAGCCAAGgctgccatttttattttggctAGGAATATCCTTTTTACAGTGCCCATCCCCATTCTCTCAGCACGACTCTTTTATTGTGGGAGAAATGTCATTGAGAACTGCATCTGCGCCAATATGTCTGTCTCCAGGCTCTCCTGTGATGACGTCACCATCAATCGCCTCTACCAATTTGCTGGAGGCTGGACTCTGCTAGGGTCCGACCTCATCCTCATCATCCTCTCCTACACCCTCATACTGCGAGCAGTGCTGAGACTCAAGGCAGAGGGTGCTGTGGCCAAGGCCCTAAGCACATGTGGTTCCCACTTCATCCTTATCCTCTTCTTCAATACTGTCCTTCTGGTCTTCGTCCTCACTCATGTGGCAAAGAAGAAGGTCTCCCCTGATGTGCCAGTTTTGCTCAATGTCCTCCACCATGTCATCCCTGCTGCCCTTAACCCCATTGTTTATGGAGTGCGAACCCAGGAGATCAAGCAAGGAATCCAGAAGTTACTGAAGAAAGGGTGGTAA